The following coding sequences lie in one Deinococcus sp. JMULE3 genomic window:
- a CDS encoding Ig-like domain-containing protein, translating to MKRTALILTLTAALTACQQPGTTTPTGPVKISVTGPTVIATNSFPPLTVTVTNADGTPSTAPVTFTSSDPTTVDVDAQGRMKALRLSMAPVTVTATAAGQSAALTVTTYGLEIATGTDRAGDGTFQDFLYYRYRARTPLDGTAKLSITTPTRKLDLTDDITGGFMDGAINEPLSPDDTRKYTVMASVNGDLTYDGATSQPGARVGVPGTVSAQVSGRTLTVSGTLPGDVKAVRTALFDSTVIHHNAYGATLPNTSAVPASVPTGTYHVGVYTYNFPVRTDREPLPTTVARAYKYANTVNLH from the coding sequence ATGAAACGAACCGCCCTGATCCTCACCCTGACCGCCGCCCTCACCGCCTGCCAGCAGCCGGGCACCACCACGCCCACCGGGCCCGTGAAGATCAGCGTGACCGGGCCGACCGTCATCGCCACGAACTCGTTCCCGCCCCTGACCGTGACCGTCACGAACGCCGACGGCACGCCCAGCACCGCGCCCGTCACGTTCACGTCCAGCGACCCGACCACCGTCGACGTGGACGCCCAGGGCCGCATGAAGGCCCTGCGCCTGAGCATGGCGCCCGTCACCGTCACCGCGACCGCCGCCGGGCAGAGCGCCGCCCTGACCGTCACCACCTACGGCCTGGAAATCGCCACGGGCACCGACCGCGCTGGCGACGGCACCTTCCAGGACTTCCTGTACTACCGCTACCGGGCCAGAACGCCCCTCGACGGCACCGCGAAACTGAGTATCACCACACCCACCCGCAAGCTCGACCTGACCGACGACATCACCGGCGGGTTCATGGACGGCGCCATCAACGAACCGCTCTCACCGGACGACACCCGCAAGTACACGGTCATGGCCAGCGTGAACGGCGACCTCACGTACGACGGGGCCACCTCGCAACCCGGCGCGCGGGTCGGCGTGCCCGGTACGGTCAGCGCCCAGGTCAGCGGACGCACCCTGACGGTCAGCGGCACCCTGCCCGGCGACGTGAAAGCGGTCCGCACCGCGCTGTTCGACAGCACGGTCATCCACCACAACGCCTACGGCGCCACGCTGCCGAACACGTCCGCCGTGCCCGCCAGTGTCCCCACCGGCACATACCACGTCGGTGTGTACACCTACAACTTCCCGGTCCGGACTGACCGGGAACCGCTGCCCACCACGGTCGCCCG
- a CDS encoding VWA domain-containing protein, translated as MKKLLIGTMTISCALLASCDFKGAPTTPAATTGTVNGVRVVNDTTYQVGFTPLSDTSIVTNGKLDSATVKTISAGSATARVCGQVQVQDTITAAISLDSTGSMADNDPNLLRRDAAKRFVSRMSSQDRAAVLSFDFDTTPNANLGVSYLWQDFTGDKTLLNTGIDNATFAGGGTPLYGAIVDGSTLVKASGGTNGSLLILTDGEDNAYIDQYQQAIDTARANGTKVYAIGLDARGNLDFSALEDIATATGGLFQKANDAAALDGFFDRMYNAFRAQGCVELVFTQKPATGTEVTGTLNIVVSAPDRKAATVEVPFTFTVR; from the coding sequence ATGAAGAAACTGCTCATCGGGACCATGACCATCAGTTGCGCCCTGCTCGCCTCCTGCGACTTCAAGGGAGCGCCCACCACACCCGCCGCCACCACCGGCACCGTCAACGGCGTGCGCGTCGTGAACGACACCACCTACCAGGTCGGCTTCACGCCCCTGAGCGACACCAGCATCGTCACCAACGGCAAGCTGGACAGCGCGACCGTCAAGACCATCAGCGCCGGGAGCGCCACGGCCCGCGTGTGCGGTCAGGTACAGGTGCAGGACACCATCACCGCCGCGATCAGCCTCGACAGCACCGGCAGCATGGCCGACAACGACCCGAACCTCCTGCGCCGCGACGCCGCCAAACGCTTCGTCTCGCGCATGAGCAGCCAGGACCGCGCCGCTGTCCTCTCCTTCGATTTTGACACCACGCCCAACGCAAACCTGGGCGTCTCCTACCTGTGGCAGGACTTCACGGGCGACAAGACCCTCCTGAACACGGGCATCGACAACGCCACCTTCGCGGGCGGGGGCACCCCGCTGTACGGCGCGATCGTGGATGGCAGCACCCTCGTCAAGGCCAGCGGCGGCACCAACGGCTCCCTGCTGATCCTGACCGACGGCGAGGACAACGCCTACATCGATCAGTACCAGCAGGCCATCGACACCGCGCGCGCCAACGGCACCAAGGTGTACGCCATCGGCCTGGACGCCCGCGGCAACCTCGACTTCAGCGCCCTGGAGGACATCGCCACCGCCACCGGCGGCCTGTTCCAGAAGGCGAACGACGCCGCCGCCCTCGACGGGTTCTTCGACCGCATGTACAACGCCTTCCGCGCCCAGGGTTGCGTGGAACTCGTGTTCACGCAGAAACCAGCCACCGGAACCGAGGTCACCGGCACGCTGAACATCGTCGTCAGCGCCCCCGACCGCAAGGCGGCCACCGTCGAGGTGCCCTTCACGTTCACCGTCCGCTGA
- a CDS encoding tetratricopeptide repeat protein, translating to MSDFQQYLDAHALLLGGRYQAALDFLDARPVVEELNHARQRAYALHSLRRTGEAYPEIERAAHLAETLYPRQRSAVYIDWAVMLMRDQRFDEGFRLYHQALAHAILPEERVTTLYNLGWTYLRRGHLDHALDALQEGYALTRASRIETVRWRTHNFRCALALHARASGQFDLALQRARQATRLAGDDRAGTYAWNVLATTLRLAGQDAAARAAQERALSLAGDGAARDTEALYLALIDLGGPNAAVARDALQRLAPLTAPYDGWRARLHLAQDHLRAGEGEVALAVLHAALDANEPYVLLDEAPVLGDLYAHGRAAGLILPTPAARQPCTLHVTSRGEPGARLCGAPLPGARPLGLAVVAYLRREGPATLDTLAAALLDLRAGDRRGPARIRAAISDLHDLTGSDTLTVTRRRTVTLDPDWVITTDLDDPGPAPFSDLYGAWVTDLAR from the coding sequence ATGAGCGACTTTCAGCAGTACCTCGACGCGCACGCGCTGCTGTTGGGCGGGCGGTACCAGGCGGCTCTGGATTTCCTGGACGCGCGGCCCGTCGTGGAGGAACTGAATCACGCGCGGCAGCGGGCGTACGCCCTGCACTCGCTGCGCCGGACCGGGGAGGCGTACCCGGAGATCGAACGGGCCGCGCACCTGGCCGAGACGCTGTACCCGCGGCAGCGCAGCGCCGTGTACATCGACTGGGCGGTCATGCTGATGCGTGACCAGCGCTTCGACGAGGGGTTCCGGCTGTACCATCAGGCCCTCGCGCACGCCATCCTGCCAGAGGAGCGGGTCACCACGCTGTACAACCTCGGCTGGACGTACCTGCGCCGCGGGCACCTCGATCACGCGCTCGACGCCCTGCAGGAGGGATACGCCCTGACGCGCGCCAGCCGGATCGAGACGGTCCGCTGGCGCACCCACAATTTCCGCTGCGCCCTGGCCCTGCACGCCCGCGCGTCCGGGCAGTTCGACCTCGCCCTGCAGCGCGCCCGGCAGGCCACGCGCCTCGCCGGGGACGACCGCGCCGGTACGTACGCCTGGAACGTCCTGGCCACCACCCTGCGCCTCGCCGGTCAGGACGCTGCCGCCCGCGCCGCCCAGGAACGCGCCCTGAGTCTCGCCGGGGACGGCGCCGCGCGGGACACCGAGGCGCTGTACCTCGCCCTGATCGACCTGGGTGGCCCGAACGCCGCGGTGGCCCGCGACGCCCTGCAGCGCCTCGCGCCCCTGACCGCGCCGTACGACGGCTGGCGCGCCCGGCTGCACCTCGCGCAGGACCATCTGCGCGCCGGGGAAGGGGAGGTCGCGCTGGCGGTCCTGCACGCGGCGCTGGACGCGAACGAACCGTACGTCCTGCTCGACGAGGCCCCGGTCCTGGGTGACCTGTACGCCCACGGCCGCGCCGCTGGACTGATCCTGCCGACCCCCGCCGCGCGGCAGCCCTGCACGCTGCACGTCACGTCGCGCGGCGAGCCCGGCGCGCGGCTGTGCGGCGCCCCGCTGCCCGGCGCGCGGCCCCTGGGTCTGGCGGTCGTCGCGTACCTGCGCCGCGAGGGTCCGGCCACGCTCGACACGCTGGCCGCCGCGCTGCTGGACCTGCGCGCCGGGGACAGGCGCGGCCCGGCCCGCATCCGCGCGGCCATCAGCGACCTGCATGACCTGACCGGCAGCGATACCCTGACCGTCACCCGGCGGCGCACCGTCACCCTCGACCCCGACTGGGTGATCACCACCGACCTGGACGACCCCGGACCCGCCCCGTTCAGTGACCTCTACGGCGCGTGGGTCACGGATCTCGCCCGCTGA